In Clarias gariepinus isolate MV-2021 ecotype Netherlands chromosome 1, CGAR_prim_01v2, whole genome shotgun sequence, one DNA window encodes the following:
- the LOC128526951 gene encoding retinol-binding protein 2-like isoform X2 encodes MAVDFSGTWVMETNDNFEEYMKILNIDLVTRKIAVHLSQNKVIIQDGDKLTIKTLSTFRNYEVHLTIGEEFDEYTKGLDNRMLKNRLWSPGRATHWCAHKREKRPTVDGSTGWREINCT; translated from the exons ATGGCTGTGGATTTCAGTGGGACCTGGGTGATGGAGACAAATGACAACTTTGAGGAGTACATGAAAATTCTTA acatcgATTTGGTCACACGGAAAATCGCCGTGCACCTGTCTCAAAACAAGGTTATTATCCAGGATGGAGACAAGCTTACGATAAAGACACTGAGCACCTTCAGGAACTACGAGGTTCACTTGACAATTGGGGAGGAGTTTGATGAGTATACAAAGGGACTTGACAACAGAATGCTTAAG AACAGACTTTGGTCACCTGGGAGGGCGACACACTGGTGTGCACACAAAAGGGAGAAAAGGCCAACCGTGGATGGAAGCACTGGATGGAGGGAGATAAACTGCACATG a
- the LOC128526951 gene encoding retinol-binding protein 2-like isoform X1, with product MAVDFSGTWVMETNDNFEEYMKILNIDLVTRKIAVHLSQNKVIIQDGDKLTIKTLSTFRNYEVHLTIGEEFDEYTKGLDNRMLKTLVTWEGDTLVCTQKGEKANRGWKHWMEGDKLHMKLYCEDVVCHQVFNRKQ from the exons ATGGCTGTGGATTTCAGTGGGACCTGGGTGATGGAGACAAATGACAACTTTGAGGAGTACATGAAAATTCTTA acatcgATTTGGTCACACGGAAAATCGCCGTGCACCTGTCTCAAAACAAGGTTATTATCCAGGATGGAGACAAGCTTACGATAAAGACACTGAGCACCTTCAGGAACTACGAGGTTCACTTGACAATTGGGGAGGAGTTTGATGAGTATACAAAGGGACTTGACAACAGAATGCTTAAG ACTTTGGTCACCTGGGAGGGCGACACACTGGTGTGCACACAAAAGGGAGAAAAGGCCAACCGTGGATGGAAGCACTGGATGGAGGGAGATAAACTGCACATG aagcTGTATTGTGAAGACGTTGTCTGTCATCAAGTTTTCAACAGAAAGCAATAG